One window from the genome of Malus domestica chromosome 01, GDT2T_hap1 encodes:
- the LOC103400583 gene encoding probable LRR receptor-like serine/threonine-protein kinase At3g47570, with product MAIQSNLYLFALHDNNFGNNEEGDLDFISSLVNCANLEVVSISANNFGGVLTESISNLSRKLRRIDFRGNQISGNIPVGVGNLINLETINFDDNRLTCTLPSLIGAVPIQGVFKNASYCGKHTALWRKARALKSTSGSSLGKLSYGNILKGTDGFSATNLIVHRSFGHRNLVKLPTACSSIDFQGNNFKALVYEFMVNGSLDERLHISAQGVDRPANMPKNPNPIQRVNIAIDIECALDYLHNRSHANSSL from the exons atggcAATCCAGTCAAATTTGTATTTATTTGCACTTCATGATAACAACTTTGGAAATAATGAGGAAGGTGACTTGGATTTCATCTCCTCTCTAGTTAATTGCGCCAATTTAGAAGTTGTATCTATCAGTGCCAATAATTTTGGAGGAGTGCTAACTGAATCTATCAGCAATCTCTCAAGAAAGCTCAGGAGAATAGATTTTCGAGGGAATCAGATAAGCGGAAACATTCCTGTCGGAGTTGGAAATCTCATCAACTTGGAGACAATAAACTTTGATGACAACCGATTGACATGCACTTTACCAAGTTTGATAG GTGCAGTACCAATCCAAGGAGTTTTCAAGAATGCAAGCTATTGTGGGAAACACACGGCTTTGTGGAG AAAAGCTAGAGCGCTTAAGTCAACTTCAGGATCATCGTTGGGGAAATTGTCCTATGGAAATATCCTCAAAGGAACTGATGGGTTCTCTGCTACAAATTTGATTGTTCATAGAAGTTTTGG GCACCGAAATCTTGTCAAGCTACCGACCGCTTGTTCAAGCATTGATTTTCAAGGAAACAATTTCAAAGCACTGGTGTATGAGTTCATGGTGAATGGAAGCCTAGATGAAAGGTTGCACATTTCAGCTCAAGGAGTAGATAGGCCAGCTAATATGCCGAAGAATCCGAATCCTATTCAAAGAGTTAACATTGCCATCGATATAGAGTGTGCTCTGGATTATTTGCACAACCGCTCACATGCCAATAGTTCATTGTGA